A portion of the Thalassotalea sp. LPB0316 genome contains these proteins:
- a CDS encoding peptidoglycan DD-metalloendopeptidase family protein — MKNIKNLYLSLPKLHRWSLKAGVFILISLTLLPSENQQTANQSKQNNLEVGKRYELAIPFTDEPSGAAIAPISPAPVTSTETANQDEDAQTTAEVLIDEPTISWQTATVKSGDSLAKILNRHGFSAQTTYNITKTKHDDINLLKKLQVGDTLNIGTDDTNTLVALDYPISRVKTLRIVGDGKDYQADIEEKVIETRQAIAHGVIKTSFWHAGVNAGLTDNQIINLANVFSWDIDFALDIRKNDEFHVIYENQYVDGEFIGHGAILAAEFVNQNEEFRAIRFTDGEYYTPEGRSMRKAFLRAPVNFKYISSNFKPKRFHPIQKRWKAHNGTDYRAAKGTPVVAAGNGKVTHSTYNKYNGNYVFIQHGSGIVTKYLHFSKRAVKKGQRVKQGQVIGYVGSTGMSEAPHLHYEFLVNGVHRNPRTVKLPDAEPIAKQHKQAFNLLAQQRIQELSGSKQALLAMQVADED; from the coding sequence TTGAAAAATATAAAGAATTTATATTTATCCTTACCCAAATTACACCGTTGGTCACTCAAGGCTGGCGTCTTTATTTTGATCTCTTTAACCTTACTACCCAGCGAAAATCAGCAAACAGCCAATCAAAGTAAGCAAAATAATTTAGAAGTGGGTAAACGCTACGAGTTAGCCATTCCCTTTACCGATGAACCTAGCGGTGCTGCAATTGCTCCTATATCACCTGCGCCAGTGACGAGCACAGAAACAGCAAACCAAGACGAAGATGCGCAAACAACAGCAGAAGTACTTATTGACGAACCAACGATTAGTTGGCAAACAGCCACGGTAAAAAGTGGTGATTCGTTAGCAAAGATTTTAAATCGCCACGGCTTTAGCGCACAAACGACTTATAACATTACTAAAACCAAACACGACGATATTAACCTACTGAAAAAGTTACAAGTCGGTGACACGTTGAACATTGGTACCGATGACACTAATACACTAGTGGCACTTGATTACCCTATTTCTCGCGTGAAAACCTTGCGCATTGTCGGTGATGGTAAAGATTACCAAGCCGATATTGAAGAAAAAGTGATTGAAACGCGTCAAGCCATTGCCCATGGAGTTATTAAAACCAGCTTTTGGCACGCTGGCGTCAACGCAGGCTTAACGGATAATCAAATCATCAATTTAGCCAATGTATTTAGCTGGGACATAGACTTCGCCCTAGATATCCGCAAGAACGATGAGTTTCATGTGATATACGAAAACCAATATGTTGACGGTGAATTTATCGGTCACGGCGCGATTTTGGCGGCTGAGTTTGTCAATCAAAATGAAGAGTTTAGAGCAATTCGCTTTACCGATGGTGAGTATTACACGCCAGAGGGTAGAAGCATGCGCAAAGCGTTTTTGCGTGCACCGGTTAACTTCAAATACATTAGCTCAAACTTTAAGCCGAAACGCTTCCACCCCATTCAAAAGCGCTGGAAAGCTCACAACGGGACAGATTACCGGGCAGCAAAAGGCACGCCTGTAGTTGCCGCTGGTAATGGTAAAGTGACCCACTCTACCTACAATAAATACAATGGTAACTATGTTTTTATCCAACATGGTTCAGGCATAGTTACTAAGTACTTACATTTTTCAAAACGCGCCGTTAAGAAAGGCCAAAGAGTTAAGCAAGGTCAAGTAATAGGCTATGTTGGCTCAACGGGTATGTCAGAAGCACCACATCTTCACTACGAGTTTTTGGTCAATGGTGTTCACCGCAATCCTCGCACGGTTAAGCTGCCAGATGCCGAGCCTATCGCAAAACAGCACAAGCAAGCATTTAACTTGCTAGCCCAACAACGTATTCAAGAACTTTCAGGCTCAAAACAAGCACTTTTAGCGATGCAAGTTGCTGATGAAGACTAA
- a CDS encoding anhydro-N-acetylmuramic acid kinase, whose product MKTNYYIGLMSGTSADGIDLALVDFKGDKPVLVASFYQAYSSTTQAKITQLYQSSINEIDMMGELDIALAKHFADAINQFLAEQSLTPDDICAIGNHGQTIRHRPPSTSQQHAFTLQIGCNDTLAALTGIRVIGQFRRKDIAYGGQGAPLVPAFHRVLLSDDQPLFIVNIGGIANITYLPTSEQQDVIGFDTGPGNALLDEWYQQHHSDKAYDENGQWAQQGEINTALLTHFHADPYFQLPAPKSTGREYFHSAWLSEKLNQFNGKNPLNPKDIQATLSALTSTTIAEQIKALSATGKVYLCGGGAHNDHLKSILKQQLKKHTVTPMSSININGDALEAMAFAWFAYAFDKKICSNIPSVTGANKALVLGSEYLA is encoded by the coding sequence ATGAAGACTAACTATTACATAGGCTTGATGTCTGGTACCAGTGCTGATGGCATTGATTTAGCACTGGTTGATTTTAAGGGTGATAAACCGGTATTAGTAGCGAGTTTTTATCAAGCCTACAGCTCAACCACGCAAGCAAAAATTACCCAACTTTATCAATCGTCTATTAACGAAATTGATATGATGGGCGAGCTTGATATAGCACTAGCCAAGCATTTTGCTGATGCCATCAATCAATTTTTAGCCGAGCAATCACTAACGCCTGATGACATCTGCGCGATTGGCAATCATGGCCAAACCATTCGCCATCGTCCACCGAGCACATCGCAACAACACGCTTTTACCTTACAAATTGGCTGTAATGACACCCTAGCGGCATTAACCGGCATTCGCGTTATTGGCCAATTTCGCCGCAAAGATATTGCTTATGGTGGTCAAGGTGCACCACTAGTACCGGCCTTTCATCGTGTTTTATTAAGTGATGACCAACCGCTGTTTATTGTCAATATTGGTGGTATTGCCAATATCACCTACCTACCCACTAGCGAGCAACAGGACGTGATCGGTTTTGATACTGGCCCCGGCAACGCATTGTTAGATGAATGGTACCAACAACATCACAGTGACAAAGCCTATGATGAAAATGGCCAGTGGGCACAACAAGGTGAGATAAACACAGCCTTACTTACTCATTTTCACGCTGATCCCTATTTCCAACTACCTGCACCGAAAAGCACAGGCAGAGAATATTTTCATTCAGCCTGGTTAAGTGAAAAACTCAATCAATTTAATGGTAAAAACCCCCTAAATCCCAAGGACATACAAGCAACATTAAGCGCACTAACGAGCACTACAATTGCTGAGCAAATCAAGGCATTAAGCGCTACTGGCAAGGTTTATTTATGCGGTGGCGGCGCACACAACGACCACCTAAAAAGCATTCTAAAACAACAGCTTAAAAAGCATACAGTTACACCAATGAGTAGCATCAATATCAATGGCGATGCCTTAGAAGCCATGGCGTTTGCCTGGTTTGCCTACGCCTTTGATAAAAAAATTTGCAGCAACATCCCAAGTGTTACGGGGGCTAACAAAGCATTGGTACTTGGCAGCGAATATCTTGCATAA
- the ssb gene encoding single-stranded DNA-binding protein: MASRGINKVIIVGNLGQDPEVRFMPNGGAVANFTVATSETWKDKQTGEQKEKTEWHRIVIYQRLAEIAGEYLKKGSKVYLEGRLQTRKWQNQQGQDQYTTEIVVNDMQMLDSRGQGQGGFQQNQGQSGASYQQNQGGYNKPAGQQSGGYQPAQQSQGGYQQSQGQQSGGYQPAQQNQGGYQPNQGQQGGGYQAPTQQSQGGYNQSNQAPAQQNAPKVNPQEPTIDFDDDIPF; this comes from the coding sequence ATGGCCAGTCGTGGAATCAACAAAGTCATCATCGTCGGTAACTTAGGGCAAGATCCTGAAGTTCGCTTTATGCCAAACGGTGGTGCAGTTGCCAATTTTACAGTTGCTACGTCAGAAACGTGGAAAGATAAGCAAACCGGTGAGCAAAAAGAAAAAACCGAATGGCACCGTATTGTGATTTATCAACGCCTAGCTGAAATTGCTGGCGAATATCTTAAAAAAGGTTCAAAAGTATATTTAGAAGGTCGCCTGCAAACGCGTAAATGGCAAAACCAACAAGGTCAAGATCAGTACACAACTGAAATCGTTGTTAATGACATGCAAATGTTAGATTCTCGTGGTCAAGGTCAAGGTGGTTTTCAACAAAATCAAGGCCAATCAGGTGCTTCTTATCAACAAAATCAAGGCGGCTACAACAAGCCAGCGGGCCAGCAAAGTGGTGGTTATCAGCCGGCGCAACAAAGCCAAGGCGGATACCAACAAAGCCAAGGTCAACAAAGCGGTGGTTACCAACCAGCACAGCAAAACCAAGGTGGTTACCAACCAAATCAAGGTCAGCAAGGTGGCGGTTATCAAGCACCAACACAACAAAGCCAAGGCGGTTATAACCAATCAAATCAAGCGCCTGCGCAACAAAATGCACCTAAGGTAAATCCTCAAGAGCCAACAATTGATTTTGATGACGACATTCCGTTCTAA
- a CDS encoding acyl-CoA thioesterase, whose amino-acid sequence MFSEKFSPRFSDTDALGHINNTLVPIWFEGARKPVFELFVPDLDPNKWNLILANIEVAFKAQMYFGFDMEVKTFISHIGNSSFKVYQELWQQEKCCATGTATMVHFDYQAQKPTVIPEQIKQMLTAHIR is encoded by the coding sequence TTGTTTAGTGAAAAATTTAGTCCGCGTTTTAGTGATACCGATGCGCTTGGGCATATCAATAATACCTTAGTGCCGATTTGGTTTGAGGGCGCCCGTAAACCGGTATTTGAATTATTTGTACCAGATCTCGACCCGAACAAATGGAATTTGATTTTGGCCAATATTGAAGTGGCTTTTAAAGCACAAATGTATTTTGGCTTTGATATGGAGGTGAAAACCTTTATCAGCCATATTGGCAATAGCTCATTTAAGGTCTATCAAGAGTTATGGCAACAAGAAAAGTGCTGTGCAACAGGTACTGCAACTATGGTTCATTTCGATTATCAAGCGCAAAAACCAACAGTCATTCCAGAACAAATTAAGCAGATGTTAACAGCGCATATTCGATAA
- a CDS encoding amidohydrolase family protein has translation MKKLMTLSLLLITTMLHAAPGEKAPNRTTGDGPYERLILRGGTIVNGEGAPAQGPMDIIIENDRIVRIVNVGNPGVPIKPNKRPKAGPNDKEIDVSGQYILPGFIDMHGHIGGSADDIPAEYVFKLWLAHGITTVREPGSFNGIDWVMDHVKRSEANTIAAPRIVPYVGFGMGSKEPITTPKQATKWVKYIAKQGAKGIKFFGAPPQIMEAALTEAKKQGLGSMMHHAQLEVTAMNVIDSARLGLTTMEHWYGLPEALFEHQTIQNYSPEYNYNNEQHRFAEAGRLWEQAAKPDTEQWQMVRDELIKLDFTINPTMTIYEASRDLMREMNADWHEEYTLPTLWEFFQPSRYAHGSYWFDWTTDDEIAWKKNFQQWMVFLNDYKNHGGRVTTGSDSGYIFKIYGFGYIRELELLREAGFNALEVIKSATFNGAQALGLDGDIGSIRVGKKADLVIVKNNPLRNFKELYGTGHFKLDENNKPVREGGVNYTIKDGIVYHAPTLLKEVREIVEQAKAQTP, from the coding sequence ATGAAAAAACTGATGACGCTTTCGCTATTGTTAATCACGACAATGTTACATGCCGCACCCGGCGAAAAAGCACCAAATAGAACAACCGGCGATGGCCCATACGAACGCTTGATTTTGCGCGGAGGCACTATCGTCAACGGTGAGGGCGCACCAGCACAAGGGCCAATGGATATTATCATTGAAAATGATCGCATTGTTCGCATCGTTAATGTCGGCAACCCCGGAGTGCCAATTAAGCCGAATAAACGGCCAAAAGCGGGGCCGAACGACAAGGAAATTGATGTAAGTGGCCAATACATTTTACCCGGTTTTATCGACATGCATGGCCATATAGGCGGTAGCGCTGATGACATTCCAGCTGAATATGTCTTTAAACTATGGCTAGCACACGGGATCACCACAGTACGTGAGCCGGGTAGCTTTAACGGGATTGACTGGGTGATGGATCACGTGAAACGCAGTGAAGCTAATACTATCGCCGCGCCACGGATTGTTCCTTACGTTGGGTTTGGTATGGGTAGTAAGGAGCCAATTACCACACCTAAACAAGCGACCAAATGGGTAAAATACATTGCTAAACAAGGCGCAAAAGGCATTAAGTTTTTTGGTGCGCCACCGCAAATCATGGAGGCAGCATTAACCGAAGCGAAAAAACAAGGACTGGGTTCGATGATGCATCACGCTCAATTAGAAGTAACCGCGATGAACGTTATCGACTCAGCTCGTTTAGGCTTAACAACGATGGAGCATTGGTATGGCTTGCCTGAAGCCTTGTTTGAACATCAAACCATTCAAAATTACTCGCCAGAATATAATTACAACAACGAGCAGCACAGATTTGCTGAAGCGGGCCGATTGTGGGAACAAGCCGCCAAGCCAGATACTGAGCAGTGGCAAATGGTACGCGATGAGTTAATCAAGCTCGATTTCACGATTAATCCAACCATGACCATTTACGAAGCTAGCCGAGATTTAATGCGTGAAATGAATGCCGATTGGCATGAAGAATACACGCTACCAACGCTGTGGGAATTCTTCCAACCCAGCCGCTATGCCCATGGCTCGTATTGGTTTGACTGGACAACCGATGATGAAATCGCCTGGAAGAAAAACTTTCAGCAGTGGATGGTCTTTTTAAACGACTACAAGAATCACGGCGGCCGTGTCACAACGGGCTCTGATTCAGGCTATATCTTTAAAATATACGGCTTTGGCTATATCCGTGAGCTTGAGCTTTTGCGCGAAGCCGGCTTTAACGCGCTAGAAGTGATTAAGTCGGCAACGTTTAACGGTGCACAAGCCTTGGGGCTTGACGGCGACATAGGCTCAATTCGCGTAGGTAAAAAAGCTGATTTAGTGATAGTTAAAAACAATCCGCTGAGAAACTTCAAAGAGCTTTATGGCACGGGGCATTTTAAGTTAGATGAAAACAACAAGCCCGTTCGTGAAGGCGGCGTAAATTACACGATTAAAGACGGTATTGTGTATCACGCGCCGACGCTGTTAAAAGAAGTTAGAGAAATCGTAGAGCAGGCTAAGGCACAAACGCCATAA
- a CDS encoding transporter substrate-binding domain-containing protein has translation MFRLILLLCLCLSSLPSKADHPVLHVVAEEWQGSTNKDLTGKYWDILRAIYQQDYDIKYELADWSTAISLVARQRADIVIGVYQGQDENIITPNFHLDMDSSFYLLYDKKRHNIKTLQDIDNLTIAGRRNYVLKSSLPDHVNFYSMDSLANVDKLIINQRIDGALMYAKELTNADPDQRLDHLELLPKQKMYFGFANTVKGRALAKIFDQKMPILVKQGVIKKYFANDLIYQFADYAEKGEKPTVDWYLIPKMFQENASLKAVFLDHQFSNYVANRFDDIHFDLKIGSTRVADTAIKKSDKSANSCVINVFKNSRRESYALFSQPVNSYIKPRLLTLKESLFEFSKPLSHDVVIDLNQLLIDNPKVRIGIVNKGFAHNTLAKALDEQSFNQLIIFEDYSYATIMSMLKTHRLDAVIIWPTILPDITEGDFDASLIESFTLPEKVGQSFQTYLMCNDTPLNQDLIKRFNQALADPVEQVKIYSKLLSKFDQQTAELYKKALGLSIK, from the coding sequence ATGTTTAGGTTAATATTATTATTGTGTTTATGCTTATCCTCTTTACCAAGTAAAGCCGATCATCCGGTGCTACATGTGGTTGCTGAAGAGTGGCAAGGTTCAACCAACAAAGACTTAACCGGCAAATACTGGGATATTTTGCGCGCGATTTATCAACAAGATTACGACATCAAATACGAGCTTGCCGACTGGAGCACAGCAATAAGTTTAGTCGCAAGACAACGAGCCGACATCGTAATAGGTGTTTATCAAGGACAAGATGAGAATATTATCACGCCTAATTTTCATCTTGATATGGACTCGTCATTTTACCTGCTGTACGACAAAAAGCGCCACAATATAAAAACGCTGCAAGATATCGATAACTTAACCATCGCTGGAAGGCGTAACTATGTGTTAAAAAGCAGCTTGCCAGATCATGTCAATTTTTATTCCATGGACTCACTGGCTAATGTCGATAAGCTCATTATAAATCAACGAATTGACGGCGCGTTGATGTATGCCAAAGAGCTTACCAATGCCGACCCTGATCAGCGCTTAGATCACCTTGAATTGTTACCTAAACAAAAAATGTATTTTGGCTTCGCCAACACGGTAAAAGGTAGAGCACTAGCTAAAATCTTTGATCAAAAAATGCCGATATTAGTTAAGCAAGGCGTGATAAAAAAGTATTTTGCTAATGATCTGATATATCAGTTTGCTGACTACGCTGAAAAAGGAGAAAAGCCAACGGTAGATTGGTATTTAATCCCTAAAATGTTTCAAGAAAACGCATCATTAAAAGCCGTTTTTCTCGATCATCAATTTAGTAACTATGTCGCCAATCGATTCGACGATATTCACTTTGATTTAAAAATTGGCAGTACCCGAGTAGCGGACACAGCCATTAAAAAGAGTGATAAATCCGCTAATAGCTGTGTGATTAATGTTTTCAAAAACTCGCGTAGAGAATCTTATGCGCTGTTCTCACAACCAGTAAACAGTTATATAAAACCGAGATTACTCACCCTAAAAGAATCCTTATTTGAATTTTCAAAGCCACTATCTCACGACGTGGTAATCGATCTGAATCAATTACTCATTGACAACCCTAAAGTTCGAATCGGTATCGTTAACAAAGGTTTTGCCCACAATACCTTAGCCAAGGCACTTGACGAGCAAAGTTTCAACCAACTAATTATTTTTGAAGATTATTCATATGCAACCATTATGTCGATGTTAAAAACACACCGACTTGATGCAGTGATTATCTGGCCAACGATTTTGCCTGACATTACCGAAGGCGATTTTGACGCTTCACTAATTGAAAGCTTCACTTTACCTGAAAAAGTTGGTCAAAGCTTTCAAACCTATTTGATGTGCAATGACACGCCGCTAAACCAAGACTTGATAAAGCGTTTTAACCAAGCCTTAGCTGACCCAGTTGAACAAGTGAAAATATACTCAAAACTACTAAGTAAATTCGATCAGCAAACCGCTGAGCTTTATAAAAAAGCGTTAGGGTTAAGCATAAAATAG
- a CDS encoding NADPH-dependent 2,4-dienoyl-CoA reductase, which translates to MTTSSLYPHLLEPLDLGFTKLANRVLMGSMHTGLEEEKNGWAKLAAFYEERAKGGVGLIVTGGVSPNIRGRVAPFGGDMTMPWHPKKHREVTDAVHKYDTKICLQLLHTGRYAYHPFSVSASAIKAPINPFKPKAMSSRQIWGTIKDYAKASRLAQKAGYDGVEIMGSEGYLLNQFSCKRTNHRTDEWGGSIENRMRFAVETVRATREKCGEHFIIIFRLSMLDLVEGGNSWEEVVLMAKAIEEAGATIINTGIGWHEARVPTIATSVPRAAFTWITERMKKEVSLPLVTTNRINTPEVAEEVLANGHADMVSMARPFLADAEFVNKAAAGKSDEINTCIGCNQACLDHVFEQKRASCLVNPRACYETELTFSSTSTPKKVAVIGAGPAGLAFSVYASQRGHQVTLFDAGTEIGGQFNVAKQIPGKEEFYETLRYFKKQLELCNVQVHLNTFKTADELASEGFDDVVVATGIKPRQLDIKGIDHPKVKSYLQVLKDKEPVGQKVAIIGAGGIGFDTASYLAEEESLTTNPEAWMKEWGVDKAYQHEGALTQAESEKAEREIFLLQRKTSKVGKHLGKTTGWIHRAFLQKKGVNMIPGVSYQEINDQGLVIEVNGEQQLLEVDNVIICAGQEPNRDLADALTEKGQRVHLIGGADVAAELDAKRAIRQGAELAAKL; encoded by the coding sequence ATGACAACATCATCGCTGTATCCTCATTTACTTGAGCCATTAGATTTAGGTTTTACGAAACTGGCAAACCGCGTGTTAATGGGGTCAATGCATACGGGGTTAGAAGAAGAAAAAAATGGTTGGGCAAAGTTAGCTGCATTTTACGAAGAGCGCGCTAAAGGCGGTGTTGGTTTAATTGTTACTGGTGGTGTTAGTCCTAATATTCGCGGTCGCGTTGCGCCTTTTGGCGGCGATATGACAATGCCGTGGCACCCGAAAAAGCACAGAGAAGTAACCGATGCGGTTCACAAATACGATACCAAAATTTGTTTGCAATTACTTCACACGGGTCGTTATGCCTATCACCCGTTTAGTGTTTCAGCGAGTGCAATTAAAGCGCCGATCAATCCATTTAAGCCTAAAGCGATGTCGAGTCGACAAATCTGGGGCACGATTAAAGACTACGCGAAAGCGTCTCGCCTAGCGCAAAAAGCGGGCTACGACGGTGTTGAAATTATGGGTTCCGAGGGTTACCTACTCAACCAATTTAGCTGTAAGCGTACAAACCATCGAACCGATGAATGGGGTGGTAGTATTGAAAATCGCATGCGTTTTGCAGTTGAAACGGTACGTGCAACACGTGAAAAGTGTGGCGAGCATTTTATTATTATCTTCCGTTTATCTATGCTCGATTTAGTCGAAGGTGGTAATAGCTGGGAAGAAGTCGTATTAATGGCCAAAGCGATTGAAGAAGCCGGCGCGACTATTATTAATACCGGTATAGGCTGGCATGAAGCTCGCGTACCAACGATTGCAACTTCAGTACCTCGTGCCGCGTTTACCTGGATCACCGAGCGCATGAAAAAAGAAGTCTCATTGCCGCTAGTTACAACTAACCGTATCAACACACCAGAGGTTGCTGAAGAGGTATTGGCAAATGGTCACGCCGATATGGTGTCGATGGCGCGTCCGTTTTTAGCGGATGCTGAGTTTGTTAATAAAGCTGCTGCTGGTAAAAGCGATGAAATAAACACTTGTATTGGCTGTAACCAAGCCTGTTTGGATCACGTTTTTGAGCAAAAACGCGCATCTTGTTTGGTTAACCCTAGAGCTTGTTATGAGACAGAATTAACGTTTAGTTCAACGTCAACACCGAAAAAAGTCGCGGTTATTGGTGCAGGCCCTGCAGGTCTGGCATTTAGTGTTTATGCTAGCCAGCGCGGTCATCAGGTTACCTTATTTGATGCCGGTACTGAGATAGGTGGTCAGTTTAACGTCGCTAAACAAATTCCGGGTAAAGAAGAGTTCTATGAAACACTGCGCTATTTCAAAAAGCAGCTTGAGTTATGTAATGTTCAAGTCCACCTAAATACCTTCAAAACAGCAGATGAATTGGCGAGTGAAGGCTTTGACGATGTTGTAGTTGCGACCGGTATTAAGCCTCGTCAGCTTGATATTAAAGGGATAGATCACCCGAAAGTGAAAAGCTATTTACAAGTATTAAAAGACAAAGAGCCTGTCGGGCAAAAAGTTGCGATAATTGGTGCCGGTGGCATCGGTTTTGATACTGCGAGTTATCTAGCTGAAGAGGAGTCGTTAACAACTAACCCGGAAGCTTGGATGAAAGAGTGGGGTGTTGACAAAGCTTACCAACACGAAGGTGCGTTAACTCAAGCTGAATCTGAAAAAGCGGAGCGAGAGATTTTCTTATTACAGCGAAAAACGTCAAAAGTGGGTAAACATTTAGGTAAAACCACCGGCTGGATTCACCGAGCGTTCTTGCAGAAAAAAGGCGTGAATATGATCCCTGGCGTTAGTTACCAAGAGATCAACGACCAAGGTTTAGTGATTGAAGTTAACGGCGAGCAGCAGTTACTCGAAGTGGATAACGTGATTATTTGTGCTGGCCAAGAGCCAAATCGCGATTTAGCCGACGCCTTAACGGAAAAAGGCCAACGCGTTCACCTAATTGGTGGCGCCGATGTTGCCGCTGAGCTTGATGCTAAGCGTGCTATTCGTCAAGGTGCTGAGTTAGCCGCTAAACTCTAA
- a CDS encoding GreA/GreB family elongation factor: MEKTPLLMQIIEQLEAELANAKQAAEQARLAAIDDQSVAETQYDTLAIEAGFLAHGQSQRVEQLSQSITLINELIKQNSLHQHVAIGSLVVLIDEQETLHYFFIAPVGGGINCQHQGKVITVITPQAPLGRLLMGKSRDDEVVLQTSTTKSYIIEEIY; the protein is encoded by the coding sequence ATGGAAAAAACACCTCTTTTGATGCAGATCATTGAACAGCTCGAAGCCGAACTAGCCAATGCTAAGCAAGCCGCAGAACAAGCAAGGCTCGCCGCAATTGACGATCAATCAGTTGCTGAAACTCAGTATGATACGCTTGCAATAGAGGCGGGATTTTTAGCACATGGCCAATCTCAGCGAGTTGAGCAATTAAGCCAATCGATTACTTTGATCAATGAATTAATCAAGCAAAATAGCCTACATCAGCACGTCGCTATAGGTAGTTTAGTCGTTTTAATTGATGAGCAAGAAACGCTACATTATTTTTTTATTGCACCTGTCGGTGGCGGTATCAATTGCCAACATCAAGGTAAAGTCATTACCGTGATCACACCACAAGCACCACTTGGGCGACTACTGATGGGCAAAAGTAGAGACGATGAAGTGGTACTTCAAACCAGTACCACTAAATCCTATATTATCGAAGAGATTTATTGA
- a CDS encoding MFS transporter — protein sequence MKSDGLNSIEKKAAFSLATVFGLRMLGLFMILPIFAIYGTELEGYTPFWLGIAIGAYGLTQALLQIPMGILSDKFGRKPIIIIGLIVFLIGSLVAAHSETIHGVVFGRALQGMGAIASAVLALAADLSREEQRPKVMATIGMFIGLSFTVSMVLGPVVAQSYGLSGVFLFTGVLTLMAIFMVQFIVPSSQNKAPKGDNVAIPQQVSRLIVHPQLFRLNAGVFILHMVLTACFITLPKLFVAAGLPLEKHWALYLPTLFGSFFLMVPFMIYAIKSGREKAMFSAAVMLLTLTLVALALDASSLVALIVAMVAFFTAFNYLEATMPSQLSRIAPAGVKGSAMGIFTSSQFMGAFVGGALGGYVAQNFGEQTIFQVMALFAGLWFVLSLTMKQYQASKSFSFSTDKMDEEQGEQVLQKLIELPGVVEATLVYEECVAYVKLDVKKTSIEQVKAALKPQ from the coding sequence ATGAAATCAGATGGATTAAACAGTATTGAGAAGAAAGCGGCGTTTTCTTTAGCGACAGTGTTCGGCTTGCGCATGTTAGGGTTGTTTATGATCCTGCCTATTTTCGCAATTTACGGCACAGAGCTAGAAGGTTACACACCATTTTGGCTCGGCATCGCCATTGGTGCTTATGGTTTAACGCAGGCGCTATTACAAATTCCTATGGGGATTTTGTCTGATAAGTTTGGCCGCAAGCCTATTATTATTATTGGCTTAATCGTGTTTTTAATCGGGAGTTTAGTCGCGGCGCATTCGGAAACGATTCATGGCGTTGTTTTTGGTCGTGCGCTCCAAGGTATGGGCGCTATTGCCAGTGCTGTATTAGCCTTAGCTGCTGACTTATCGCGTGAAGAGCAACGCCCGAAAGTGATGGCGACCATAGGCATGTTTATTGGTTTGTCGTTTACTGTTTCTATGGTACTTGGCCCAGTTGTCGCGCAAAGTTATGGCCTATCTGGCGTGTTCTTGTTTACCGGTGTGCTCACGTTGATGGCGATTTTTATGGTGCAATTTATTGTCCCAAGCTCACAAAATAAAGCGCCCAAAGGCGATAATGTTGCTATTCCTCAGCAGGTCAGTCGGTTGATTGTTCATCCTCAGCTATTTCGTTTAAACGCAGGTGTATTTATTCTCCATATGGTGTTAACTGCGTGCTTTATTACGCTGCCTAAATTATTTGTCGCTGCAGGTTTACCGCTAGAAAAACACTGGGCACTGTACTTACCAACTCTCTTTGGCTCATTCTTCTTAATGGTGCCTTTTATGATTTACGCGATTAAATCAGGTAGAGAAAAAGCCATGTTTAGCGCTGCAGTGATGTTATTAACACTCACGTTAGTCGCATTGGCGCTTGATGCGAGTTCACTGGTGGCACTGATTGTCGCAATGGTGGCATTTTTCACCGCGTTCAATTACTTAGAGGCAACCATGCCATCTCAATTATCTCGCATCGCCCCAGCGGGTGTAAAAGGCAGTGCAATGGGCATATTTACCTCTAGCCAGTTTATGGGGGCGTTTGTTGGTGGTGCGCTCGGCGGCTATGTTGCGCAAAACTTTGGCGAGCAAACTATTTTTCAAGTGATGGCGCTATTTGCAGGTTTGTGGTTTGTTTTATCGCTGACGATGAAGCAATACCAAGCGTCTAAAAGTTTTAGCTTTAGCACCGATAAAATGGATGAAGAGCAGGGTGAGCAAGTCTTGCAAAAGCTGATCGAATTACCTGGTGTCGTTGAAGCAACATTGGTCTACGAAGAATGCGTTGCCTACGTCAAACTCGACGTTAAGAAAACCTCAATAGAGCAAGTTAAAGCGGCGCTTAAACCTCAATAA